The following DNA comes from Deltaproteobacteria bacterium.
CTATACGTCGAGACCAGAATATGCGGATTAAACCCTAAAATACGATTGCGTAAATCTTCCTCAAAGCCAGTCATGACCGCCAGGACAATGTTGAGGGTCATCACTCCCAACAACACGCCCAACGTGGAAAAAAACGTAATCAGCGAAATGAACCGTTCACGACGTTTCGCGCGTAAGTAGCGCAAACTCACGAAGAGTTCGTATGGCAAGGAAAAGAACGGCTTTGGGTCGGAGCGCGGAGCGGAAAGCGGCGTGACATTCTCACGCACGTCCTTCGCTTCGGCTTCTACAGTCTGTTCGAGTGGCATGGCCTCCCAATCCTCATGATCCCCACGCTTTCCACCTCGATTGTACCAGCCCCTCGGCGACAAGCCTATATGCTATTTCTTTTCCGGTCGCATTTGCGGGAACAAAATCACATCACGGATTGACGGTGAGTTGGTCAACAACATCACTAGTCGATCAATACCGATGCCCTCGCCAGCCGTCGGTGGCAGACCGTATTCCAAGGCCTGCACGTAGTCTTCGTCTAGCGCATGCGCTTCTTGGTCACCCGCTTCGCGTTCACGCAATTGTTCGACAAAACGCTGCAACTGGTCTTCTGGGTCGTTCAACTCCGAGAACGCATTGGCAATCTCGCGGCCAGCGATGTACAGCTCAAAGCGATCGACAAAGCGCGGATCAGTATTGTTGCGTCGTGCGAGCGGCGAAACTTCAACCGGATAGCTCACGACAAATGTCGGTTGGATCAGATGCGGTTCAACCGCTACGCCGAAAATTTCCTCAAGGACTTTTCCTACTGGAGCAGACGCTGGCGGATGAATCCCCAGCTCATGGGCCTTCGCTCGCAGCGGTCCTTCTTGATCCGCTTCTTCTGGAGTGAGGCCAGTATACTCGCAAACCCCTTCCTTCAACCCAAGTCGCCGCCACGGCGGAGAAAAATCAATTTCGCGCTCACCATAGGTGACGCGCAAGCCACCGGTCACCTCTTGGGCCAGACGGACAAATAACTCCTCGGTTTGCGTCATCAGGTGCTCATAGGTCGCATATGCCTGATAGAATTCCAGCATGGTGTACTCAGGATTATGTCTGGTTGAGATTCCTTCATTACGGAAATTGCGCCCCAACTCAAACACACGATCGAAGCCACCAACAACTAAACGCTTGAGGAACAGCTCCGGCGCGATGCGGAGATACAGATCAATATCCAACGCATTGTGATGGGTAATAAACGGCCGCGCCAGCGCACCTCCAGCGATACTCTGCATCATTGGGGTTTCGACTTCGATAAAATCCCGCTCTTGGAAAAAGCGGCGGATAATCTCGATAATTTTCGCCCGTCGTCGGAAGGTTTCTCGCGCCTGCGGGTTCACAATCAGATCGAGATAACGCTGACGATAACGCACCTCGACATCCTGTAACCCGTGCCACTTTTCCGGCAGTGGAGTCAACGATTTACTCAAGAGGCGGAGTGCTGTCGTTTTAATCGTCAGCTCACCGGTTCGGGTACGAAACACCGGTCCGCTGACACCCACAATATCACCAACATCGAGTGACTCTTTGAGCAGCGCGACTGCTTCTGGCGGGCTATCGCCTTGGCGGACATAGACTTGAATTTGCGCGCTACGGTCTTGCAGGTGAAAAAACGCCGCTTTACCGAAGTGGCGCACCGACATGATCCGACCAGCAATCGTAACGGCTTCCGTTCCTTTGGTGAGTTCCTCTTCGCTCGCACCAGCAAACCGTTCGTGCAGTTCGGCGGTGGTATGGGAAGGGAAAAAATCGTTGGGGTAGGTTTGCGCGCCGGATTCTTTCAGCGCCGCCAACTTATTCTTACGGACAACAATCTGCTCGTTTTCTTCCATAGAGCAACGGGCTTAACCAAGATCACGAAACGAGTCAATGAGGAAAGGAGCCAAGAGGTTGCATTCCCCACACCTGGAGGGACTTTTCACATACAGTTTCCACCCACTCAAACAGCCTCACCTCCCATGCCTTAGCAAGTGGCCACGAAAGAGGAAAGCGAGTGGAGAACGGAGAAACTCCCCCAACAGCTTGAATTGCCAGCAGCTTTCACTTATCCTGCCAGCATAGGCTGAAAGGTGGATGTGGTGGTGGTAGGGGTGCAGCTTTTTCTCCTCAGTGCACGGGTATTGTTGTTAACTGGACTGGCGTATTTCTGCGCACTTTCTGTTAATACTGTCGTCGCTACTAAGCTCGCGTTGCCGCCCTCCATTCCCCAACATCAGGAAACAACCCAATCCCGTTCTCCACAAACCAAGCCGCCGCTCTCGTCGTACGCCATCGTTCACACGCGAGATCTGTTTAACTCTGTCAAAGCCCCCACCAATCGTGAAAGTACTGCGCTTGTCGCAGCGACAAGTAGTGCCAACATTCGACTCCTCGGCACTGCCACTGGCATGCACGACCGTGCCTTCGCTATCGTGGAGAACCAAACAACTCGTTCGCAAGGACTCTATCGCGAAGGCGACCTTGTCGCGCCAGGCATCGTCTTAGTCCAAGTTGGATGGGATCGCATCATCATCGAACGGGATGGGAAACGTGAGACTCTCCTCCTCCCAAAAGACGCGCTTACGCCAGCAGGCCAGGTCTCCCCTGTTCCCATCTCAACGCCAGTGAATGCCGACCCTCAAGAAGGCATCCAGCAGACTGCGCAGGATAGTTACACGATTGATCGACGCGAGGTGGATCACGCCATCAACAACCTGAGCGAGTTGTTCACCCAGGTGCGTGCGGTCCCCTACTCCGTGCAAGAAGGTGTCACTCAAGGGTTCCGTCTGTTCCAAATCAAGCCCGACAGTTTGATCGATCGTATTGGTTTGAAAAACGGCGATGTGATCCAACGTGTGAATGGCGTTGAGATTTCCAACCCCAGCACCGCATTTCAATTGCTGCAAGATCTCCAAGGCCATCAGCAAATTCGTGTGGACGTGCTGCGTAACCAGCAACCGACTTCGCTTTCCTATGAAATTCGTTAACTACAGGATTGGTTTGGTTCTCGCGCTCGCAGTGCTGACCCACGGCTCGGTGAGTTGGGCACAACATCGTTCGCTGCCACGTCACAACGAGACACACGACTCAAACGGACAACGTAACGGCTTCGCCCCAGAGACCAATAGTAAGAAGTCACAGCCGTCGGGGTCAGACAATCTGGTAACGATGAACTTCCAAGACATCGACATCTCTGTCCTGGCACAGTTCATCAGCGAGATCACGCATCGCAACTTCATTGTCGATGAGAAAGTACGCGGCAAGGTCACGATTATTTCGCCAACCAAAGTGACAACCGATGAAGCCTACGCCATCTTTCAGTCGGTCCTGCAAGTGAAAGGCTATACCACGGTAGAAAGTGGTCGTGTGGTGAAGATCGTCCCTAGTAAGGAAGCCAAACAAGTCGGCCTGCCTACCGTGTACAACGGCTCGATCGCAAGCGTTGGTGATGAATTCATCACCCGGTTAGTGCCGCTTCGCCATGTCAGCGCCAATGAAATAGTGCAAGTCCTGCAGCCAATGGTGTCCGGCGATGGCCTGGTTTTGCCGTATCCGCAAACCAACTCACTCATCCTTACCGACGCTGCCACGAACGTCAAACGTCTCCTCTTGATGTTGGAAGACCTCGATGTTGAAGGATACGAACACCTCACTGAGGTCATTCCGCTGAAACACGCCGTTGCGTCTGATCTTGCCAAGAAGATTGAAGAGATCCTGAAGGGTCAAGATAGCAGTGAGAGCAGTTCCATCTCCCGAGTCAAAATCGTTACCACTACCACTGCTGCAGCAACAGCGACGGCGAGTAACCAACCATCCCCCCCCAGCAGCATCCGCACGATTCGCGTGTTACCTGACGAGCGCACCAACTCACTCATTGTCATGGCGAGCCCATTGGAACTGAAGACCGTCCAGCGCTTAGTTGTCAGGTCTCATAACATCGCGCACTAAGAATTCGTCGAATTTCTTGGATTTTTGCACAAAAATGAGTACGCGATGTCATGAGACTCGACACTTAGTGCATCAACTCGATGTGCCACTCCCGCCGGGACGCAGCAAGATTCACGTGTACACCCTTAAATACGCCAATGCTGAAGAACTCCTTCCCGTGTTAGCTGATTTGATCGGAGGAAGCACCGGCGGCATGAGTGGTAGCCGCTCTCTGAACGTCCCACGTCGTGAACGCCGCTATAATCGCGAGCGACGGTTCGGCAGAAGCAACGACCGCTACGGTTCGGGCATGAGTGATCGCATGCCATCTTCTCCTCAACTTCCCTCTATGCCGTCCGGTGGCGGTTCGGTCTCTGGAGCGGCGCCAGAGTTCAGTAGCGAAGTTTCTATTTCCGCTGATCCCTCAACCAATTCGTTATTGATCAGTGCTGCCCCGCAGGATTTCGCCACGCTGAAGTCGGTGATCGAGCAACTCGATGTCCGCCGCAAGCAAGTCTATGTTGAGGCGATTATTCTCGAAGTGAGCATGGAGCGTGCACGCGAGTTGGGTGTCGAACTCCAGCATGGATTCAGCTTAGGTGGTGAAGGCGTAGCGCTTGGCCGCACGCAATTAAAAGACCTCAACTCAGCACTGAAGAACCCCGCGAGCCTCTCGGGCCTGCTCCTTGCGGCAGCCAGCAACAGAACCGTCGAACTTCCTGATGGCACGCGCATTCCGGCGCAAGTGGCATTACTCCGCGCCGCCCAGACAAGCAGTGACATTAACGTCCTCTCAGCACCAACCCTGCTGACTGCCGATAATCAGGAAGCTGAAATACTCGTCGGTCAAAACGTCCCATTCATTGCTAGTCGCGCGACCGACACCACGCAGTTGCGTAACTTATTTGCCAACGTACAACGTGAGGATGTCGGTATTACTTTACGCCTCACACCGCAGATTTCTGAAGGTGAGAACGTCCGACTCGATGTCTATGAGGAAGTATCAGCGATCGTGCCTACGGCAGTGGGTGATCCCAACCTCGTGGGTCCGACAACTTCCGTACGTTCAGCCAGTACCACCGTGGTCGCCAAGAGTGGCCAGACCGTCGTGATTGGCGGATTGATTTCTGACAACTCATTTCGGCAACGGTCCGGCGTTCCGTACCTGCAAGACATTCCTGTGCTGGGGAACTTCTTTCGTACCGATGGCGCTAACAGTGACAAGATCAATTTACTGATTTTCCTTACTCCACACATCGTGCGCGATGACAGCGAAATCGCCGCGCACTCAACTGGCGAACGCGATCGCTTCCGTAATTTCTTGCGTGACCACAAAGCCCCACCACAATGGCAAAAGCAGCTTGATCGCCCGAGTTTCGCCGTACCACCAGATAAGAAGTCTGGCGGCGTCTTGCTGCCTGGGACGGAAGATTAGCCGTCCCCAGCTTGTATAAGTAACCTTGCTGAAGCATCGCGAAA
Coding sequences within:
- the lysS gene encoding lysine--tRNA ligase, translating into MEENEQIVVRKNKLAALKESGAQTYPNDFFPSHTTAELHERFAGASEEELTKGTEAVTIAGRIMSVRHFGKAAFFHLQDRSAQIQVYVRQGDSPPEAVALLKESLDVGDIVGVSGPVFRTRTGELTIKTTALRLLSKSLTPLPEKWHGLQDVEVRYRQRYLDLIVNPQARETFRRRAKIIEIIRRFFQERDFIEVETPMMQSIAGGALARPFITHHNALDIDLYLRIAPELFLKRLVVGGFDRVFELGRNFRNEGISTRHNPEYTMLEFYQAYATYEHLMTQTEELFVRLAQEVTGGLRVTYGEREIDFSPPWRRLGLKEGVCEYTGLTPEEADQEGPLRAKAHELGIHPPASAPVGKVLEEIFGVAVEPHLIQPTFVVSYPVEVSPLARRNNTDPRFVDRFELYIAGREIANAFSELNDPEDQLQRFVEQLREREAGDQEAHALDEDYVQALEYGLPPTAGEGIGIDRLVMLLTNSPSIRDVILFPQMRPEKK